A single genomic interval of Natronolimnobius sp. AArcel1 harbors:
- a CDS encoding GAF domain-containing protein — translation MAHSSPRSRTHARTILYVAPTDGTARSGAETLARTAAQTDPDLESTVQAVQSLERLQELAPTADCVVIHESSEEEVSVGVLEVVSVCGPIPLVLFTDASYASAVTRSAEGIDGYVRRGTEDAVVHLADEISKVCHNEAISGPSAQSPLEQADQGTDEAVLEDEDDDRDLEDTAHEEQTQTADDDAAATADETDDDGAVADTDAGALEESVAHPEQTIDGGDGADTPTVIGTDRQAMRADPRTATALLETTARIVDCRDRELLFGRVVEGAVGVLGFRHCWLSTVHFGELVPRAASPAVPGHALESTAVDGPLGTAFKTGQPTRIDDVSEHPDIRLPIDGARSLCSVPVGDIGVIRIVADTEAAFDDMDVALLQGLCNAAAAVLQRNWDEMGVVNARSRLEREVDRLESEREQFAAAAEQLASERDRIAAERDQLLTLVEDVAKPTLRYDIADGQAIIRDVNEAVEAVFGDDPDAVRGQPVEEYVVPDGLEERAETLADALAATEQYQILDQRDTVEGVRDFMLTIIPLEQAADAPAAADCEGLLVYDDITESKRRELELAAANARLERVADLIDDDLEQPLSAARNYRELAAKTGSNDHFAVIAEAHEQLEARLEDLEAVAAWDDASDETEPIALQDVARRAWTDLDTGSAQLVAEDDLILEADRAGLRELFEYVLDAAIDADGEPAHDETTVTITVGATDDGFYVAGDRPTASESTESDGRQEAPTPGRLTASDGAGVQLGLVERIADQHGWDVGVAEDEDGTAFAFRGVDAISVNRNRV, via the coding sequence ATGGCACACTCGTCACCTCGCTCACGCACACACGCACGAACGATCCTCTACGTCGCACCGACCGACGGGACAGCCCGTTCCGGGGCTGAAACACTGGCGCGCACCGCTGCACAGACGGACCCCGACCTCGAGTCGACCGTCCAAGCAGTCCAGTCACTCGAGCGACTGCAGGAGTTAGCGCCGACGGCCGACTGCGTCGTCATCCACGAATCCTCCGAGGAGGAAGTCTCTGTCGGCGTTCTCGAGGTCGTCTCTGTCTGTGGACCGATCCCGCTCGTGCTCTTTACCGACGCGTCGTATGCCTCTGCAGTCACGCGTTCGGCGGAAGGCATCGACGGCTACGTCCGCCGCGGCACTGAGGACGCCGTTGTCCACCTCGCAGACGAGATTTCGAAGGTATGTCACAACGAGGCTATCAGCGGTCCCAGCGCACAATCGCCACTCGAGCAGGCAGACCAGGGCACAGACGAGGCTGTACTCGAGGACGAAGACGATGACCGTGATCTCGAGGACACAGCCCACGAGGAGCAGACACAGACGGCCGACGACGACGCAGCCGCGACTGCGGATGAGACCGATGACGATGGCGCTGTGGCCGACACAGACGCTGGCGCCCTCGAGGAGTCCGTCGCCCACCCCGAGCAGACAATCGACGGCGGAGATGGGGCTGACACGCCCACCGTCATCGGCACCGACCGGCAGGCAATGCGCGCTGACCCGCGAACGGCGACTGCACTGCTCGAGACGACCGCCAGAATCGTCGACTGCCGGGACCGCGAACTCTTATTCGGCCGGGTCGTCGAGGGCGCAGTCGGTGTTCTTGGCTTTCGCCACTGCTGGCTTTCGACCGTCCACTTCGGCGAACTGGTCCCGCGCGCTGCGTCGCCAGCGGTTCCGGGACACGCCCTCGAGTCGACGGCCGTCGATGGCCCGCTCGGAACGGCGTTCAAGACGGGCCAGCCGACTCGTATCGACGACGTCAGCGAGCATCCGGATATTCGGCTGCCGATTGACGGCGCTCGCTCGCTGTGTAGCGTTCCAGTCGGCGATATCGGCGTGATTCGAATCGTCGCGGACACGGAGGCCGCGTTTGATGACATGGACGTCGCACTCTTGCAGGGCCTCTGTAACGCCGCGGCAGCCGTCCTCCAGCGCAACTGGGACGAGATGGGTGTCGTCAACGCACGCAGCCGTCTGGAACGCGAGGTCGACCGCCTCGAGTCCGAACGCGAGCAGTTCGCCGCCGCCGCGGAACAACTCGCAAGCGAGCGGGACCGAATCGCGGCCGAACGCGACCAGTTGCTCACCCTCGTCGAAGACGTTGCCAAACCGACGCTGCGTTATGACATCGCTGACGGCCAGGCTATCATCCGCGATGTCAACGAGGCCGTCGAAGCCGTCTTCGGCGACGACCCCGACGCCGTTCGTGGCCAGCCAGTCGAGGAGTACGTCGTTCCCGATGGTCTCGAGGAGCGAGCCGAAACGCTTGCCGACGCGCTGGCTGCAACCGAGCAGTACCAGATTCTCGACCAGCGCGACACCGTCGAGGGCGTACGGGATTTCATGCTGACGATCATCCCGCTCGAGCAAGCGGCCGACGCGCCAGCGGCCGCCGACTGCGAAGGGTTGCTCGTCTACGACGACATCACCGAATCCAAGCGACGAGAACTCGAACTCGCCGCCGCGAACGCCCGTCTCGAGCGAGTTGCCGATCTGATTGACGACGATCTTGAGCAGCCACTGTCGGCAGCCCGAAACTACCGCGAACTGGCCGCCAAGACTGGCAGCAACGATCACTTCGCCGTGATCGCGGAGGCCCACGAACAACTCGAGGCACGACTCGAGGATCTCGAGGCCGTCGCTGCATGGGACGATGCCTCAGACGAGACGGAACCAATCGCGCTGCAGGACGTCGCCCGCCGCGCGTGGACCGATCTCGACACCGGCAGCGCACAGCTGGTTGCAGAGGACGACCTCATTCTCGAGGCGGACAGAGCGGGCTTGCGGGAACTGTTCGAGTACGTGCTTGACGCAGCAATCGATGCAGACGGCGAGCCAGCACACGACGAGACGACCGTGACGATTACGGTTGGCGCAACTGACGATGGTTTCTACGTCGCTGGTGACCGACCGACGGCCAGCGAGAGCACTGAAAGCGACGGTCGCCAGGAAGCGCCGACTCCCGGTCGACTCACCGCCTCTGACGGTGCCGGTGTTCAACTTGGATTGGTCGAACGAATCGCCGATCAGCACGGCTGGGATGTCGGCGTCGCCGAGGACGAGGACGGAACCGCGTTCGCGTTCCGCGGCGTCGACGCAATCAGCGTAAACCGGAATCGGGTGTAG
- a CDS encoding replication factor C small subunit, translating into MSEADAEAAESTPGKTEVWIEKYRPQRLDEIKGHENIVPRLKQYVDQDELPNLMFSGPAGTGKTTAAIGIAREVYGDDWRENFLELNASDQRGIDVVRDRIKDFARSSFGGYNHRIIFLDEADALTSDAQSALRRTMEQFSNNTRFILSCNYSSQIIDPIQSRCAVFRFTQLTETAIEAQVREIAADQDIEVTDDGVDALVYAADGDMRKAINALQAAAVMGETVDEETVFAITATARPEEVEAMVSHAIEGDFTAARAALEDLLMDRGLAGGDVIDQLHRSAWEFDIPEQATVRLLERLGEVDYRITEGANERLQLEALLASLALEGEGE; encoded by the coding sequence ATGAGCGAGGCCGACGCCGAGGCGGCGGAATCCACACCCGGGAAGACCGAAGTCTGGATCGAGAAGTACCGCCCGCAGCGGCTCGACGAGATCAAGGGCCACGAGAACATCGTTCCCCGGCTAAAACAGTACGTAGATCAGGATGAACTGCCGAATTTAATGTTTTCGGGCCCAGCCGGAACGGGGAAAACCACAGCAGCCATCGGCATCGCCCGCGAAGTCTACGGCGATGATTGGCGAGAGAACTTCCTCGAGCTCAATGCCTCTGACCAGCGCGGAATCGACGTCGTCCGCGACCGGATCAAAGACTTCGCCCGGTCGTCCTTTGGCGGATACAACCATCGAATAATTTTCCTCGACGAGGCTGACGCGCTCACTTCTGACGCTCAGTCAGCGCTGCGCCGGACGATGGAGCAGTTCTCCAATAACACGCGCTTTATCCTCTCGTGTAACTACTCGAGTCAGATCATCGACCCGATTCAGTCTCGGTGTGCGGTGTTCCGATTCACTCAGCTTACCGAGACAGCCATCGAGGCGCAGGTGCGTGAAATCGCCGCCGACCAAGATATCGAAGTCACCGACGACGGCGTCGACGCACTCGTCTACGCAGCCGACGGCGACATGCGAAAGGCGATCAACGCCCTGCAGGCCGCGGCCGTGATGGGCGAAACCGTCGACGAGGAAACCGTCTTCGCGATCACCGCCACCGCACGCCCCGAGGAGGTCGAAGCGATGGTCTCCCACGCTATCGAGGGCGACTTCACCGCCGCCCGCGCCGCACTCGAGGATCTGCTGATGGACCGCGGACTGGCCGGCGGCGACGTGATCGACCAGCTCCATCGCTCTGCCTGGGAGTTCGACATCCCCGAGCAGGCCACAGTTCGACTCCTCGAGCGCCTCGGCGAGGTCGACTACCGGATCACCGAGGGAGCGAACGAACGCCTGCAACTCGAGGCGTTGCTGGCGTCGCTCGCGCTCGAGGGCGAGGGCGAATAA
- a CDS encoding polymer-forming cytoskeletal protein, whose protein sequence is MTRTASRSRMRMWTRARSVRIAAVVAVSLLCTLALVPTAAVAQTDAQTGGTVIIEEGETVSDLEAFAGTVVVEGTVTGDASAVAGSIQVTESGEIDGDFEAAGGSVVIEGTVEGELQAATGSLEIREGATIGGDLSAGAGSIVIDGTLASNAEVGADTTRLGDDAEIAGDLRYGGDLEGNTDAVAGTITEDSSLGMGGDIVPTLDPIASWVFSVYIFVANLLLGAALLALFPRFSAGVANRVARDPIRTGLAGLGLLIGVPILLVALAITIVGIPLSFIGAFLFALIVWIGVVYGRFAVAAWLLGLVGLENRWLALIVGLVAGALVAQIPYAGGLINFVVFLLGLGALGWGLYAHRRAVRNRKRDSPSGVGSSESPMD, encoded by the coding sequence ATGACACGAACAGCGAGTCGATCACGGATGCGGATGTGGACGCGCGCCCGGTCGGTCCGGATAGCCGCCGTCGTCGCCGTTTCCCTGCTCTGTACGCTGGCGCTGGTTCCGACTGCGGCCGTCGCCCAGACTGACGCACAGACCGGCGGCACGGTGATTATCGAAGAAGGAGAGACCGTCAGCGACCTCGAGGCGTTCGCCGGAACGGTCGTCGTCGAGGGAACAGTGACAGGCGATGCAAGCGCCGTTGCCGGCTCGATACAGGTCACAGAGAGCGGCGAAATCGACGGCGATTTCGAGGCGGCTGGCGGGAGCGTCGTCATCGAAGGCACTGTCGAGGGTGAACTTCAGGCCGCAACGGGAAGTCTCGAGATCCGTGAGGGAGCGACTATCGGCGGCGACCTCTCGGCTGGCGCTGGGAGTATCGTTATCGACGGCACACTCGCGTCGAACGCTGAGGTCGGTGCCGACACGACTCGTCTCGGTGACGACGCAGAAATCGCGGGTGACCTGCGCTACGGCGGCGACCTCGAGGGTAACACCGACGCGGTCGCGGGCACGATTACGGAGGATTCCTCGCTCGGCATGGGTGGCGACATAGTGCCGACGCTCGATCCGATTGCCTCCTGGGTGTTCTCGGTGTACATCTTCGTGGCGAACCTGTTGCTCGGCGCGGCGTTGCTCGCGCTGTTCCCGCGCTTTTCGGCGGGTGTTGCAAATCGCGTTGCGCGCGATCCGATTCGGACGGGGCTGGCCGGGCTTGGATTACTCATCGGCGTGCCAATCCTGCTCGTCGCACTCGCGATTACGATTGTAGGCATTCCACTGTCGTTCATCGGCGCGTTCCTGTTTGCCCTGATCGTCTGGATCGGCGTCGTCTACGGGCGCTTTGCGGTTGCGGCGTGGTTGCTCGGGCTGGTGGGCCTCGAGAACCGCTGGCTTGCGCTCATTGTTGGACTGGTCGCCGGTGCACTTGTCGCACAGATCCCCTACGCTGGCGGGCTGATCAATTTCGTCGTCTTCCTGCTCGGACTAGGCGCACTCGGCTGGGGGCTGTACGCCCACCGGCGAGCGGTTCGAAATCGGAAGCGTGACTCGCCGAGCGGGGTTGGATCGAGCGAGTCACCAATGGACTGA
- a CDS encoding ubiquitin-like small modifier protein 2 codes for MHVTVDVKGEGTHEFDLEEVADGVDGQPTYTDLLRAVDLSPHEVSVLVDGRPVPEDQPVDSEHVTVLRLIKGGCVD; via the coding sequence ATGCACGTCACCGTCGATGTCAAAGGCGAGGGGACCCACGAGTTCGACCTCGAGGAGGTTGCAGACGGAGTCGACGGCCAGCCGACCTACACCGACCTGCTCCGCGCAGTCGACCTCAGTCCCCACGAGGTGAGCGTGCTCGTCGACGGGCGGCCGGTGCCGGAGGACCAGCCAGTCGATAGCGAGCACGTGACGGTGTTGCGACTGATCAAGGGCGGTTGCGTCGATTGA